From a single Candidatus Poribacteria bacterium genomic region:
- a CDS encoding superoxide dismutase family protein — translation MDFKRDMCKVIITFITATCLVTGCEKIPTQMITTEPIDKVAVATISEIEGSGLTGTATLTETDGVVHVVIEIQNATPGLHAMHLHIGSSCNDIGPHWHPMGVPAGTPGIPVVQATLDTPPIGVGEVGNISVGEDGTGILEFKTPFWSIGGDSETDILGKLIMVHETGDTFLTNPHAQHMNIQMDMNMETVQPHFHPAGTPPHSHANPQTTTPPIQPGGGAKIGCGLIELMK, via the coding sequence ATGGACTTTAAACGCGACATGTGCAAAGTAATCATAACTTTTATCACCGCTACATGCCTTGTAACGGGTTGCGAAAAAATTCCAACCCAGATGATTACGACGGAACCTATTGACAAAGTCGCTGTTGCGACTATTTCTGAAATAGAGGGTAGTGGTTTGACCGGCACAGCAACCCTCACGGAAACGGATGGAGTGGTTCACGTTGTCATCGAAATTCAGAACGCCACTCCGGGTCTACATGCTATGCATCTTCACATCGGTAGCAGCTGCAATGACATAGGACCGCATTGGCATCCGATGGGAGTTCCAGCAGGGACGCCCGGCATCCCCGTTGTTCAAGCAACACTCGATACGCCACCTATCGGCGTAGGCGAAGTCGGGAACATCTCTGTCGGTGAGGATGGCACGGGTATTCTGGAATTTAAGACCCCATTCTGGTCCATTGGAGGAGATTCAGAGACTGACATCCTCGGTAAACTGATTATGGTTCACGAAACCGGAGACACCTTCCTAACCAATCCGCATGCACAACACATGAACATACAGATGGATATGAATATGGAGACAGTCCAACCGCATTTCCACCCAGCGGGGACACCCCCACACTCCCATGCCAACCCACAGACGACGACACCTCCAATCCAACCGGGAGGCGGTGCCAAAATCGGCTGTGGCTTGATAGAACTTATGAAATAA
- a CDS encoding LamG domain-containing protein: MFMAKRYLNYTLTAIIAITLSFAMTTASYAAFDEGDIAGMWTFEEGKGKEVKDLSGNDTHGEFVGDLKWVDGKFGGGLEFDGADTWVKLGTKGEDKTLAALDFKDSDGFSIHSWVYAAEDPTGKCVVWKGLGCSTWSQFLLGTGAHENGENSTQAAFHIRVANGGAKLEVLGDKLQGREWIHLVGTWDGSQLHVYVNGKLQNSEDAKGPPWASPEEVYIGADPGCGKRCQWNGIIDEVVIFDTVLSDDDVTKLGEGIEGALAVDAAGKIATTWGSLKSSQ, encoded by the coding sequence ATGTTTATGGCAAAACGGTATCTGAATTACACACTCACTGCAATTATTGCCATAACGCTCAGCTTCGCGATGACAACAGCAAGCTATGCGGCGTTTGATGAAGGCGATATTGCGGGGATGTGGACCTTTGAAGAAGGTAAAGGTAAAGAGGTAAAAGATCTTTCCGGTAACGACACCCACGGTGAATTTGTCGGCGATCTGAAATGGGTGGATGGCAAATTCGGCGGTGGATTGGAATTTGACGGGGCAGACACTTGGGTTAAACTCGGCACGAAGGGCGAAGATAAAACATTAGCCGCCTTGGATTTCAAAGACTCCGATGGGTTCTCAATCCATTCTTGGGTCTACGCAGCAGAGGACCCGACTGGCAAATGTGTGGTATGGAAAGGGCTTGGTTGTTCAACCTGGTCGCAGTTTTTACTTGGAACAGGTGCCCATGAAAACGGTGAAAATAGCACGCAGGCAGCGTTCCACATCCGTGTTGCCAACGGTGGCGCGAAACTTGAAGTCCTCGGAGATAAACTTCAAGGTAGAGAGTGGATCCACCTTGTGGGTACATGGGACGGATCGCAACTGCATGTCTACGTCAACGGTAAACTACAGAACTCCGAAGATGCAAAAGGACCGCCGTGGGCATCTCCCGAAGAGGTCTACATCGGTGCGGACCCGGGCTGTGGCAAACGCTGTCAGTGGAACGGTATCATTGACGAAGTTGTTATCTTCGACACGGTGCTCTCTGATGATGACGTGACAAAACTCGGTGAAGGCATTGAAGGTGCGTTAGCCGTTGATGCCGCTGGAAAAATAGCGACGACTTGGGGTTCACTCAAATCCTCCCAATAG
- a CDS encoding SDR family oxidoreductase: MDLGLRGKRAIVTGGSRGIGRQCALALAREGVHVCIAARTHDALNQTLSALEQAGSEGHAVAGDLNIPANCEKVVQETVDRFGGIDILVNNVGAARNADILELTPNLIDEALSLKTYSYLRMSQLVIPYMKENRWGRIINVAGSAGTSPTRGNIPTGAANITILNITRALSDAVAGDGILVNTVCPGLTNTGRARTQQGVRAEREGRDVEALLAELGQELPAGRIAEPEEVANVVTFLASDACSYMFGSALYMDGGKRRSTP; encoded by the coding sequence ATGGATTTAGGATTGCGTGGCAAACGTGCAATCGTTACCGGCGGTAGCCGAGGCATAGGTAGGCAGTGTGCCCTCGCACTCGCACGAGAAGGCGTTCACGTCTGCATTGCTGCCCGAACTCACGACGCACTCAATCAAACACTCTCGGCACTTGAGCAGGCTGGATCCGAGGGACATGCTGTCGCAGGCGATCTAAATATACCCGCGAATTGTGAGAAGGTGGTGCAGGAGACAGTGGATCGCTTTGGCGGTATTGACATCCTCGTCAATAATGTCGGTGCCGCTCGGAATGCCGATATTTTGGAACTGACACCTAACCTGATTGATGAAGCTCTTTCACTGAAAACCTATAGTTACCTTCGAATGTCTCAATTGGTTATTCCTTACATGAAGGAAAACCGATGGGGACGCATCATCAATGTCGCAGGTTCAGCCGGTACAAGCCCGACTCGTGGCAACATACCGACTGGGGCTGCTAACATCACTATTCTTAACATTACACGTGCGCTCTCTGATGCTGTCGCAGGTGACGGCATTTTGGTAAATACCGTTTGTCCGGGATTGACGAACACCGGTCGAGCACGCACGCAGCAAGGTGTAAGAGCGGAGCGTGAGGGACGCGATGTTGAAGCGTTGTTGGCGGAACTCGGACAAGAACTCCCTGCGGGGCGGATTGCAGAACCCGAAGAGGTTGCAAATGTTGTAACCTTCTTAGCCTCTGACGCCTGCTCCTACATGTTTGGGAGCGCGCTTTATATGGATGGTGGTAAACGCCGTTCAACACCATAA
- a CDS encoding 3-oxoacyl-ACP reductase FabG: MYNLNGKVALVTGAGGKNGIGRATATRLAKEGADVAVNDITEHPYAADQADWQGVSDVVREIEAIGQRAISVVADVSDAAQVKEMVDQTVAHFGKIDILVNNAGTMAGKDRVPVVDLAEEDWDRVQRVNVKGVFLCSQAVARHLIAQGTGGKIINMSSVTGKRGSARFAAYSASKFAVIGFTQSLACELAPYQVNVNAICPGLVDTERFGHLASVLMPENLSADEQLAEYARRSEAAVPIGRLAEGADVAKMAAFLASDEAAYLSGVSITVSGGTVMD, translated from the coding sequence ATGTACAACTTAAATGGAAAAGTCGCCTTAGTGACGGGAGCAGGCGGCAAAAACGGTATCGGACGTGCCACTGCGACACGCTTGGCGAAAGAGGGTGCCGATGTTGCCGTCAACGACATTACCGAACACCCCTACGCCGCAGACCAAGCGGATTGGCAAGGCGTATCCGATGTCGTTCGTGAAATAGAGGCGATAGGACAACGCGCCATCAGCGTTGTTGCAGACGTTTCAGATGCGGCACAGGTAAAAGAGATGGTGGACCAGACCGTCGCACACTTCGGCAAAATCGACATCCTCGTCAACAATGCCGGGACGATGGCTGGTAAGGATCGTGTGCCTGTCGTAGATCTGGCTGAAGAAGATTGGGATAGAGTCCAGCGGGTCAATGTGAAAGGCGTATTCCTCTGTTCACAAGCAGTGGCACGTCATCTCATCGCACAGGGAACCGGAGGCAAAATTATCAATATGTCTTCTGTCACTGGGAAACGGGGATCGGCGCGCTTCGCTGCCTACAGTGCCTCGAAATTCGCTGTGATCGGCTTCACACAATCGCTCGCGTGTGAACTCGCACCCTATCAGGTGAATGTCAATGCTATTTGCCCTGGGCTTGTCGACACGGAGCGATTTGGACATCTTGCATCTGTGCTAATGCCTGAGAATCTTTCCGCTGATGAACAGCTCGCGGAATACGCACGCCGCTCTGAAGCAGCCGTACCCATCGGGCGACTCGCCGAGGGAGCAGATGTCGCCAAGATGGCTGCTTTCCTCGCCTCAGACGAAGCCGCCTACCTATCAGGGGTTTCCATCACCGTCTCAGGCGGGACAGTGATGGATTAA
- a CDS encoding LamG domain-containing protein — protein MLKKVLLFSLILTISFIGTHLSAQIVEDGLVSYWSFDANNVDGKTVKDGTGNYNGSIKGNVKKVAGKIGDALEFDGNETNFVEIDSPEAFDFNADFTWSAWVKTDNSGPGVIFAKTGGPGTDDKGPKTLWLRNSVLNLDTGWVGNVEDLGNTIDDNKWHHIAVAGTPEDSKVQFFVDGEATTEGVLNLAQFPEDEWASIHMFIGLDGRADGEFGVFTGIIDEFSIYDRVLDEAEVDQNFKSDTGLAVEPNDKLAVTWGTLKAHR, from the coding sequence ATGCTGAAAAAGGTTCTTCTTTTTTCACTAATTCTGACTATCAGTTTTATCGGAACTCACCTCTCCGCTCAAATCGTCGAAGATGGACTGGTCAGTTATTGGAGTTTCGATGCCAACAATGTTGACGGAAAAACCGTTAAGGACGGAACCGGCAATTATAACGGCTCTATCAAGGGAAATGTGAAAAAAGTCGCTGGTAAAATCGGCGATGCATTGGAGTTCGACGGAAACGAGACAAATTTTGTCGAAATCGACAGTCCAGAAGCGTTTGATTTCAACGCCGATTTCACTTGGTCGGCATGGGTAAAAACCGATAATTCTGGTCCCGGCGTCATCTTCGCCAAAACAGGCGGTCCCGGTACTGATGATAAGGGTCCCAAAACCTTATGGCTTCGCAATAGCGTCCTTAACCTCGACACCGGCTGGGTCGGCAACGTCGAAGACTTAGGAAATACCATCGACGATAACAAATGGCATCACATCGCTGTCGCAGGGACACCCGAAGATAGTAAGGTTCAATTTTTCGTTGATGGCGAAGCAACGACCGAGGGCGTGCTTAACCTCGCCCAATTCCCAGAAGATGAATGGGCAAGTATTCACATGTTTATCGGTTTAGATGGGAGAGCCGACGGTGAATTCGGTGTTTTCACCGGTATCATAGACGAATTCAGCATCTATGATCGAGTCCTTGACGAAGCCGAAGTCGATCAGAATTTTAAATCTGATACGGGACTTGCAGTTGAACCCAACGACAAACTTGCTGTGACATGGGGGACTCTCAAAGCACACCGATAA
- a CDS encoding HNH endonuclease has product MNVENRTIFEGDNLHVLRGLDADTIDLIYLDPPFNSNRTFEAPTESEAAGAAFKDSWTQNDLDSAWHGELAEKAPDLYHAISTTEFTHGKSMKAYLIMMGIRMLEMYRILKPTGTLYLHCDDNASHYLKMMMDGIFGRDNFRNEIVWQRAVTSKGNLKKGLARDSDLILRYSKSNDFVWNPDAVTIPYDMRDLDEKTKRQYYYVEPGTGRLVSHTSITAQTQDPDSHLTYEVMGITRTWRWAEPRMRKEIEAGRVVQTRPGNVPRYKRYLDEQKGKTLNNIWVDIPNLTARNKERIGYPTQKPIALLERIIRASSNPGDMVLDPFCGCATTCIAAERLQRHWVGIDLSPKSFKLAKTRLEQHGIIKEIIHQKGAPKLYQQDRTCKHRLFGLQEGKCNTCQTLSPFRNMTIDAIVAQSKGDTDTPDNLQLLCSACKWMKRRGTQD; this is encoded by the coding sequence ATGAATGTCGAGAACCGAACCATCTTTGAAGGTGACAATTTGCATGTGCTTCGCGGTCTTGACGCTGATACGATTGATCTGATTTATCTCGACCCACCTTTCAACTCCAACCGAACTTTTGAAGCACCGACAGAGAGCGAAGCAGCAGGCGCAGCATTCAAAGACTCCTGGACGCAAAATGATTTAGATAGCGCGTGGCACGGTGAACTGGCAGAGAAAGCACCCGATCTTTACCACGCCATCAGTACCACTGAATTCACTCACGGAAAGTCCATGAAAGCCTATCTGATTATGATGGGTATCCGGATGCTGGAGATGTATCGAATCCTGAAACCGACAGGAACCCTCTATCTCCATTGCGATGACAACGCCAGTCACTACCTGAAAATGATGATGGATGGCATTTTCGGGAGAGACAATTTTAGGAACGAGATCGTTTGGCAAAGGGCTGTAACCAGCAAAGGGAATCTCAAAAAAGGATTGGCGCGAGACTCCGATCTTATTCTCCGGTATTCAAAAAGCAACGATTTCGTGTGGAATCCTGATGCTGTCACGATCCCCTACGATATGCGGGACCTCGACGAAAAAACCAAACGTCAATATTATTACGTTGAACCCGGCACCGGACGCCTTGTATCGCATACTTCTATCACCGCTCAGACGCAGGACCCCGATTCTCATCTCACCTATGAGGTGATGGGCATCACCCGAACATGGCGGTGGGCAGAACCGCGGATGCGAAAGGAGATCGAAGCCGGACGCGTCGTGCAAACACGCCCCGGAAACGTTCCCCGATACAAACGGTATCTTGATGAACAGAAAGGTAAAACGCTGAATAATATCTGGGTAGATATTCCTAACTTAACGGCACGAAATAAAGAACGAATCGGGTATCCCACACAGAAACCTATCGCTTTGTTGGAGCGAATTATTCGTGCCAGCAGTAATCCGGGGGACATGGTGCTCGATCCTTTCTGCGGATGTGCTACCACATGTATTGCCGCAGAACGACTACAACGCCACTGGGTCGGTATCGATTTAAGCCCTAAATCTTTCAAACTGGCGAAAACTCGTCTTGAACAGCACGGTATTATCAAGGAGATCATCCACCAAAAGGGTGCTCCTAAACTTTACCAGCAGGATCGAACCTGTAAACACAGGCTGTTTGGACTTCAGGAAGGCAAATGCAACACCTGTCAAACATTATCCCCTTTTCGCAATATGACAATCGACGCTATTGTAGCGCAATCCAAAGGAGACACTGATACTCCTGATAACCTTCAGTTGTTGTGCAGCGCGTGCAAATGGATGAAGAGGCGCGGCACACAGGATTAA
- a CDS encoding acetoacetate decarboxylase family protein: MGYKLDPNAMYRMPTHFGPRTGPRYGPDGRKFECKDNPKSTSVSVSFLTNSEQLEAFLPPGFALNGEPVVSVSGGYMKEIEWLAGRGYNTLGVSFPVVYEGEVDRATGSLLTVLWENLTDPILTGREELGFSKIYCALPDPITFNGETHCTASWLGFKFMDMRVRATEQVTIPPASPPPQASDEQPLTGTLHYKYMPRTGVWGTEDIAYAVLTPSHTPNRVVQEQWRGEGTVEFHKARWEDLPTQYNIVNAFHELEVKEWRGASIVKSVGGKDLSDQRILR, from the coding sequence ATGGGCTATAAATTAGATCCGAACGCGATGTATCGGATGCCGACACATTTTGGACCGAGGACGGGACCGAGATACGGACCCGATGGTAGAAAATTTGAGTGTAAGGATAACCCGAAATCAACGTCAGTTTCGGTGAGTTTCCTGACAAATAGCGAGCAACTTGAGGCTTTTCTACCGCCAGGCTTCGCACTCAACGGCGAGCCGGTTGTGTCTGTATCTGGTGGCTATATGAAGGAAATCGAGTGGCTCGCAGGACGGGGTTACAATACCCTCGGCGTTAGTTTTCCAGTGGTATATGAAGGTGAAGTAGACAGAGCGACGGGGTCTCTGTTGACGGTGCTGTGGGAAAATCTGACAGATCCGATTTTGACAGGACGTGAGGAGTTAGGATTCTCCAAAATCTATTGCGCACTTCCAGATCCGATAACTTTTAACGGTGAGACACACTGCACCGCCAGTTGGCTCGGTTTTAAGTTCATGGACATGCGCGTGAGAGCGACGGAACAGGTCACGATACCCCCCGCGTCGCCTCCGCCGCAGGCGAGTGATGAACAACCGCTCACTGGCACACTACATTATAAATATATGCCGAGAACGGGTGTATGGGGCACCGAGGATATCGCCTATGCCGTGCTAACGCCATCGCATACACCGAACAGAGTTGTGCAGGAGCAGTGGCGCGGCGAGGGCACCGTCGAATTCCACAAAGCGCGTTGGGAAGACCTTCCGACGCAGTATAACATTGTTAACGCCTTCCACGAATTGGAAGTCAAAGAGTGGCGTGGGGCATCTATCGTCAAGAGTGTCGGTGGGAAAGATCTCAGTGATCAACGCATCTTGCGTTAA
- a CDS encoding L-rhamnonate dehydratase (catalyzes the formation of 2-keto-3-deoxy-L-rhamnonate from L-rhamnonate) yields the protein MKNRKLRIKEQNEITRVASIKSLELNTESRYHATNLERSQMMKIKDIQTVRINVPPRDIKRTEPRREPWNVHAEVANPMSRYPQYKRHRSSWMPKTWDQVYVKVTAEDGTWGIGETSFGTPVAAIIDEHFAPMLIGENCFAVEKISDMMFRMSKPYGSQGLTSCAMSGVDIALWDLNGKIKNQPVYELLGGPLREKMFAYATGNDTDWQLELGFKAVKLACPYGPVDGEWGLKENEKLVAKTRETVGDDVEIMLDCYMAFDVDYTIRLAHRLRPYRLKWIEEFLIPEDIDGLVKVREAVDWVSLASGEHHYTRFPFQQIIEKRCLDILQPDTFWVGGITECVKICHLADAAGLTVIFHGGGLRQSGLHLSAAMPNTPWVEYYLGTPPGVPLEETKLFEGESFPTDSYISPNDGPGLGLHIEEAWLTPRNPR from the coding sequence ATGAAAAACCGAAAATTGAGAATTAAGGAGCAAAACGAAATAACCCGTGTTGCTTCCATCAAATCCCTTGAATTAAACACAGAATCGCGGTATCATGCGACAAACCTCGAACGGAGCCAGATGATGAAAATCAAAGACATACAAACAGTCCGAATCAACGTACCACCGCGTGATATCAAACGGACGGAACCTCGCCGTGAGCCGTGGAATGTCCACGCCGAAGTCGCCAATCCGATGTCGCGCTACCCACAATACAAGCGCCACCGTTCCAGTTGGATGCCGAAGACATGGGATCAGGTCTATGTCAAAGTCACCGCTGAGGACGGCACTTGGGGGATAGGAGAGACCTCTTTCGGCACACCCGTCGCTGCAATCATTGATGAACACTTCGCACCGATGCTGATCGGTGAAAACTGCTTTGCCGTTGAAAAGATCTCGGATATGATGTTCCGTATGTCCAAACCTTACGGTTCACAAGGCTTAACGAGTTGCGCGATGAGCGGCGTTGACATCGCTTTGTGGGATCTGAACGGCAAAATTAAGAACCAACCCGTCTATGAGCTGCTTGGCGGACCGTTGCGTGAAAAAATGTTCGCTTACGCCACCGGCAACGATACCGATTGGCAGTTGGAACTCGGATTCAAAGCCGTGAAATTGGCGTGTCCCTACGGACCGGTAGACGGCGAATGGGGCTTGAAAGAGAACGAAAAACTGGTCGCGAAGACCAGAGAGACAGTCGGTGACGACGTTGAAATTATGCTCGACTGCTACATGGCTTTCGATGTCGATTATACCATCCGCTTAGCACATCGCCTCCGTCCGTATCGTCTCAAGTGGATTGAGGAGTTTCTCATTCCAGAGGATATTGATGGCTTAGTAAAAGTCAGAGAGGCTGTCGATTGGGTAAGCTTAGCAAGTGGCGAACACCACTACACCCGTTTCCCATTTCAGCAGATTATCGAAAAACGGTGCTTGGATATTCTGCAACCCGATACCTTCTGGGTAGGTGGAATCACAGAATGCGTTAAAATCTGTCATCTCGCAGATGCCGCTGGACTCACCGTTATCTTCCACGGAGGCGGACTTCGGCAATCTGGACTCCATCTTTCCGCTGCTATGCCGAATACGCCTTGGGTAGAATACTATCTCGGCACCCCACCGGGTGTTCCGTTAGAGGAAACAAAACTATTTGAAGGCGAATCGTTCCCAACGGATAGCTACATTTCTCCAAACGACGGTCCTGGACTCGGTTTGCACATTGAAGAGGCGTGGCTAACGCCGAGGAATCCGCGATAA
- a CDS encoding tetratricopeptide repeat protein, with product MGQQLSQEPTLVYYNSSSAYTDNTLSPKQDSVELLNASGIEHAENGEYNLAVNKFSAAIELDPEYAGSYCNRGIAYFYRGEYEKAIEDYNEAIKLTLALETPHDSNYATIYNDRGAAYGSQGEHDKAIEDFTKAIALDPCNANAYNNRGLVHSENEIDIAIEDYSTAIQLAPNYSSPYVNRGVAYHNKGKYDLAINDYNRAIELNPDHFVVYNNRGLAYCLKGDRDRAIKDYNKAINQKPNYAEAYYNRGAAYGIKGKTDLAIKDFDKSIKRKPDHVGAYYNRGGTYLIKHDFNQAIKDFTTVIELNPDYTEAYSHRGNAYRYKGEMEKAIADYSQVIGLKPKVAESYYTRGKAWLRIEKWEEAQRDLTAAILQGVDIADKFHNTYGSIEAFEKKTGVKLPEGIVELLTPRQEPFEIDKETRVALAMKYYENEELSSGLAARLAGVSREDFWYLMADYGLSLFGTAEDLQEELENAHKASHQ from the coding sequence GTGGGGCAACAACTGAGTCAAGAACCTACTCTTGTATATTACAACTCCAGTTCTGCTTATACCGACAATACACTATCCCCAAAGCAGGACAGTGTTGAGTTGCTCAATGCCTCTGGCATTGAGCACGCCGAAAATGGCGAGTACAATCTTGCTGTCAACAAGTTCAGCGCAGCGATAGAATTGGATCCAGAGTATGCAGGCTCTTACTGCAATCGCGGTATTGCATATTTCTACAGAGGCGAGTATGAAAAAGCAATTGAGGACTATAATGAAGCGATTAAACTGACTCTGGCTTTAGAGACTCCACATGATTCAAACTATGCTACTATCTATAATGACCGTGGTGCTGCCTATGGTAGTCAAGGGGAACATGATAAGGCAATTGAAGATTTCACGAAAGCGATTGCCCTTGACCCATGCAATGCTAACGCCTATAACAATCGTGGGCTTGTTCACTCCGAAAATGAGATTGACATAGCAATTGAGGATTACAGCACTGCAATACAATTGGCTCCAAATTATTCCAGTCCGTATGTCAATCGTGGTGTAGCATACCACAACAAAGGAAAATATGACCTTGCAATCAACGACTATAACAGGGCGATAGAGTTAAATCCGGATCATTTTGTAGTTTACAACAATCGTGGGCTTGCTTACTGCCTAAAGGGTGATCGGGACCGGGCAATTAAAGACTATAACAAAGCCATTAATCAAAAGCCTAATTACGCCGAAGCATATTATAATCGCGGTGCTGCCTACGGCATCAAAGGCAAAACTGATCTTGCCATTAAAGACTTTGACAAATCGATAAAGCGTAAACCTGACCATGTCGGTGCTTATTACAATCGCGGTGGGACTTACCTTATAAAGCACGATTTTAACCAAGCGATCAAAGACTTTACTACGGTGATAGAGTTGAACCCGGACTATACAGAGGCGTATAGTCATCGCGGTAACGCCTATCGCTACAAAGGCGAAATGGAAAAGGCGATTGCTGACTATAGTCAAGTGATAGGCCTGAAACCAAAGGTCGCCGAGTCCTACTATACGCGGGGTAAAGCGTGGTTACGCATTGAAAAATGGGAGGAAGCACAACGGGATCTGACCGCTGCTATACTTCAAGGTGTAGACATCGCAGATAAGTTTCATAATACATACGGCAGTATTGAGGCGTTTGAAAAGAAAACAGGTGTCAAATTGCCGGAAGGCATCGTAGAACTACTGACTCCACGGCAAGAACCCTTTGAAATTGATAAGGAAACGCGTGTCGCGCTGGCGATGAAGTATTACGAAAACGAAGAACTCAGCAGCGGCCTCGCTGCCCGTCTTGCAGGTGTGTCGCGTGAAGATTTCTGGTATCTGATGGCGGATTACGGGCTTTCTCTGTTTGGTACAGCTGAAGATCTCCAAGAGGAACTTGAGAATGCCCACAAAGCCAGTCATCAGTAA